The Cucumis melo cultivar AY chromosome 6, USDA_Cmelo_AY_1.0, whole genome shotgun sequence genome includes a region encoding these proteins:
- the LOC103501607 gene encoding 2S seed storage albumin protein-like: MHCSLIPSNTHPFTHHFSPPLSSLNIILKTHIMMSTKPLVSILLLSLFLLAVAASDHQFDDENQRQRPWLQRCRQQIRGGERLRHCERLLTRPRRFRQLLAAEEEEDAVEHLEECCQQLRGMDDACRCEGLRQIIQRRRQQGQLQGMDVGQMLERATNLPSVCRLSRRRCDLRSTTPL, from the exons ATGCATTGCTCTCTTATTCCTTCAAATACTCATCCTTTCACCCACCACTTTTCTCCCCCACTCTCCTCTTTAAACATTATACTCAAAACCCATATAATGATGTCTACTAAACCACTCGTTTCCATCCTCCTCCTTTCCCTCTTCCTCTTAGCAGTTGCTGCCTCCGACCACCAGTTCGACGATGAAAACCAACGCCAACGCCCTTGGTTGCAGAGGTGCCGTCAGCAG ATTCGAGGAGGCGAAAGGCTGCGCCACTGTGAGAGGTTACTGACACGGCCCCGCCGCTTCCGGCAGCTGTTAGCAGCGGAGGAAGAGGAAGACGCAGTGGAGCATCTGGAGGAATGCTGCCAGCAGCTGAGAGGGATGGACGATGCATGCCGGTGCGAGGGGCTTCGTCAGATCATACAGCGCCGTAGGCAGCAAGGGCAGCTGCAGGGGATGGACGTTGGACAAATGCTGGAAAGAGCTACAAACTTACCGTCGGTCTGCCGTCTCAGCCGACGCCGGTGTGACCTCCGATCAACCACTCCATTGTAG
- the LOC127149750 gene encoding uncharacterized protein LOC127149750, with the protein MERHIRRFLNKLSFASLPLPLSSSSSSSSKPYKPSSNDWKKKLSSFINFFQSIRDLGLLHNHTKVICISAGVGHEVMALSHMGVHDVTGVELIDSPPLVSRVDPHSLPFFDHVFYLAFTAHLAEALFPSRFVYEMERAVRPNVVCVIVVEECGDYEVKEIVGLFMKSRFVNSINVTLTRLKMTQILMKRTS; encoded by the exons ATGGAACGCCACATTCGTCGTTTTCTCAATAAGCTTTCATTTGCTTCACTGCCATTGCCACTCTCATCctcatcttcctcttcctccAAACCCTACAAACCT TCATCCAACGACTGGAAGAAGAAGCTCTCCTCCTTCATTAATTTCTTCCAATCCATTCGAGATCTAGGCCTTCTCCATAACCACACCAAAGTTATTTGCATTTCCGCCGGCGTTGGCCATGAGGTCATGGCGTTGTCTCATATGGGAGTTCACGATGTCACCGGTGTCGAGTTGATTGATTCGCCTCCTTTGGTGAGTCGTGTTGATCCTCATAGTTTGCCTTTCTTTGATCATGTTTTTTATTTGGCGTTTACTGCTCATTTGGCTGAGGCGTTGTTTCCGTCTCGATTTGTTTATGAGATGGAGAGAGCTGTTCGTCCTAATGTTGTTTGTGTGATTGTTGTTGAGGAATGTGGGGATTATGAAGTTAAGGAGATTGTAGGGTTGTTTATGAAATCACGATTTGTAAATTCAATCAATGTTACGTTAACAAGATTGAAAATGACTCAGATTTTAATGAAAAGAACTTCTTGA